One Malaclemys terrapin pileata isolate rMalTer1 chromosome 7, rMalTer1.hap1, whole genome shotgun sequence genomic region harbors:
- the RPS6KA4 gene encoding ribosomal protein S6 kinase alpha-4, with translation MGDGAEEETVELPLTDANLTGHEEKVGMENFELLKVLGTGAYGKVFLVRKMTGHDVGKLYAMKVLRKAAIVQKAKTTEHTRTERTVLEHVRASPFLVTLHYAFQTGSKLHLILDYVSGGELFTHLYQRDHFKEDEVRIYAGEIVLALEHLHKLGIIYRDVKLENILLDSEGHVVLTDFGLSKEFLTEEKDRTFSFCGTIEYMAPEIIRSKSGHGKSVDWWSLGILIFELLTGASPFTLEGEKNTQAEVSRRILKCQPPFPTVIGPVARDLLQKLLCKDPKKRLGSGPNGAQDIKEHPFFKDLDWVELAARRVKAPFKPIVRSELDVRNFAEEFTRLEPVYSPAGTPPNLDRVFQGYSFIAPSILFNHNAVTTDVLELELALSGERPGSAAVARSAMMKDSSFFQLYDMDLKEAALGEGSFSVCRRCQQRQSGTEFAVKIISKRMEVNTQREVMALQLCESHPNIVKLHEVHHDQYHTYLVMELLRGGELFDRIKKKQHFSESEASQIMRSLVSAVSFMHDVGVVHRDLKPENILYADESEGAPVKVIDFGFARLRPSGSQPMQTPCFTLQYAAPELFTDEGYDESCDLWSLGVILYTMLSGQVPFQSSQEGGALTHAAEIMHKIKEGQFSLEGEAWRGVSEEAKELVRGLLTVDPSKRLKMSTLRYSEWLQDGSALSSTPLMTPDILESSGPAVRSGVNAAFMAFNKGKREGFFLKSVENAPLAKRRKLKMSSTGAEARRSSSSSSSSGSSSALPARPPRPKPPGRRHNPPS, from the exons ggggcagaggaggagacggtggagctgccgctcaCGGACG CGAACCTGACTGGCCATGAAGAAAAAGTTGGCATGGAGAACTTTGAACTGCTCAAGGTGCTGGGGACTGGAG CCTACGGAAAAGTGTTCCTGGTGCGCAAGATGACAGGCCATGACGTGGGGAAGCTGTATGCCATGAAAGTGCTGCGCAAGGCGGCCATTGTGCAGAAGGCCAAGACCACAGAGCACACACGCACTGAGCGGACCGTGCTGGAGCATGTGCGGGCATCGCCCTTTCTAGTGACCCTGCACTATGCCTTCCAGACTGGCTCCAAGCTGCACCTCATCCTGG ACTACGTGAGTGGTGGGGAGCTCTTCACCCATCTGTACCAGCGCGATCATTTCAAGGAGGATGAGGTGCGGATCTACGCCGGGGAGATCGTGCTGGCACTGGAGCATCTGCACAAG CTGGGCATCATCTATCGGGATGTGAAGCTGGAAAACATCCTGCTGGACAGCGAAGGGCACGTGGTGCTCACTGACTTTGGCCTCAGCAAGGAGTTCCTCACTGAGGAG aaagATCGCACCTTCTCCTTCTGCGGCACCATTGAGTACATGGCCCCCGAGATCATCCGCAGCAAGTCAGGGCATGGGAAg tcCGTCGACTGGTGGAGCCTGGGGATCCTGATATTTGAGCTGCTGACGGGGGCTTCGCCCTTTACACTGGAGGGGGAGAAGAACACGCAGGCCGAAGTGTCCAG ACGCATCCTCAAGTGCCAGCCCCCGTTCCCAACTGTGATTGGCCCCGTGGCCCGCGACCTGCTGCAGAAGCTACTGTGCAAGGACCCCAAGAAACGCCTGGGCTCGGGGCCCAATGGGGCGCAGGACATCAAGGAGCACCCCTTCTTCAAG GACCTGGACTGGGTGGAATTGGCCGCACGGCGGGTGAAGGCTCCATTCAAACCCATCGTCCGCAGTGAGCTGGACGTGCGCAACTTTGCCGAGGAGTTCACCCGCCTGGAGCCTGTGTACTcgcccgctgggaccccccccaaCCTGGACCGCGTCTTCCAG GGCTACTCCTTCATCGCTCCCTCCATCCTGTTCAACCACAACGCCGTCACCACAGAtgtgctggagctggagctggcgcTGAGCGGGGAGCGCCCGGGCAGTGCTGCCGTGGCACGCAGCGCCATGATGAAG gaCTCTTCATTCTTCCAGCTCTATGACATGGACCTGAAGGAGGCAGCGCTGGGTGAGGGCAGCTTCTCGGTGTGTCGCCGATGTCAGCAGCGCCAGAGTGGCACCGAATTCGCCGTCAAGATCATCAGCAAGAG gatggAGGTGAACACCCAGAGGGAGGTGATGGCTTTGCAGCTGTGTGAGTCTCACCCCAACATCGTCAAACTACACGAGGTGCATCATGACCAG TACCACACGTACCTGGTGatggagctgctgcgggggggtgaGCTCTTTGACCGCATCAAGAAGAAGCAGCATTTCAGTGAGTCGGAGGCCAGTCAGATCATGCGCAGCCTGGTGTCAGCCGTCAGCTTCATGCACGACGTTGGCGTGGTGCACCGGGACCTCAAACCTGAG AACATCCTATATGCTGACGAGTCAGAGGGTGCCCCAGTGAAAGTGATTGACTTCGGCTTTGCCCGCCTGCGCCCCTCGGGCTCACAGCCCATGCAGACGCCTTGCTTCACGCTGCAATACGCCGCCCCTGAGCTCTTCACCGACGAGGGCTATGATGAGTCCTGCGACCTCTGGAGCCTCGGTGTCATCCTG TACACCATGCTGTCCGGACAGGTGCCcttccagagcagccaggagggcGGCGCGCTGACCCATGCGGCTGAGATCATGCACAAGATCAAGGAGGGGCAGTTCTCACTGGAGGGCGAGGCCTGGAGGGGGGTCTCTGAGGAGGCCAAAGAGCTGGTCAGAG ggctgctGACCGTGGACCCTTCCAAGCGGCTGAAGATGTCGACTTTGCGCTACAGCGAATGGCTGCAGGATGGCAgcgccctctcctccaccccgcTCATGACCCCTGACATCCTGGAGTCCTCAGGGCCCGCCGTGCGCTCAGGGGTCAACGCCGCCTtcatg GCCTTCAACAAAGGCAAGCGCGAGGGCTTCTTCCTGAAGAGTGTGGAGAACGCCCCCCTGGCCAAGCGCCGCAAGCTCAAGATGTCGAGCACAGGGGCCGAGGCCCGGCGcagttcctcctcttcctcctcctctggctcctCCTCAGcactccccgcccggcccccccgccccaaaccaCCTGGCCGCCGCCACAACCCCCCCTCGTAG